The following is a genomic window from Rhizobium sp. NRK18.
TCTATGCCGCCAAGAAATTCATCCTCAGCGATCCGACCATCCGCTATCTGCAGGTGGCGCACCGGCCGTTCCGCTGGCGCCATGCTCTTTCCCTTTTCCGCACCGATCCGCATCGCAAGCGGATGGAGCGGATGATGGCGGAAGCCAAGAAGTTCAAGCTTGAGGATGGTTACGTCTTTCCCGTCCATGGCCGGACCGGGCTGCTTGGCAACATGTCGGTCAGCGGCTTGCTGATCGAGCTGCGGCCGATGGAACTGTCGCTCTTTTCCGCGTTCGCCGATCGGGCATTCTGGCGACTGATGGACATCACCAACAAGTCCGGGGAACTCGAGCTTCTGGCCAATGTCGATACGCAGCTGACGAAGCGGGAGCTCGAGGTCCTCAACTACCTCGCCGATGGCCTGACTTCCAATGAAATGGGCCAGATCCTCGAGATTTCCAGCCATACGGTCGACTGGTACATGAACGGAATCCAGGACAAGCTGAAGGCGAAGAACCGCCAGCATGTCGTCGCCACGGCGCTGCGCATGGGGTTGATCGGTTGATTCCAGCCCTCGCTGCGAAATTTTCTTTCACCGCCCCCAAGGAAATTGAACTTATTGCAACAAGCCGCTAAGACTCTTCTTCGCAGTGCAGCATAAATGCACGCGGTGAAGTGAGGAGACCGACTTGTCCATTAAGAAGATTCTTGTAGCCAACCGATCAGAAATCGCCATTCGCGTGTTCCGCGCGGCCAATGAGCTGGACATAAAAACGGTCGCCATCTGGGCGGAAGAGGACAAGCTCGCCCTGCACCGCTTCAAGGCCGACGAAAGCTATCAGGTTGGCCGCGGCCCGCACCTCGAGCGTGATCTCGGACCGATCGAGAGCTATCTGTCGATCGAAGAAGTCATCCGCGTCGCCAAACTGTCGGGCGCCGATGCCATCCATCCCGGCTACGGCCTTCTCTCGGAAAGCCCCGAATTCGTGGACGCCTGCGATGCTGCCGGCATCACCTTCATCGGCCCGAAGGCCGAGACCATGCGCCAGCTCGGTAACAAGGTGGCTGCGCGCAATCTGGCGATCAGCGTCGGTGTTCCGGTCGTGCCGGCAACCGATCCGCTGCCGGACGACATGGCCGAAGTGGAGAGAATGGCCGAGGAAATCGGCTACCCCGTCATGTTGAAAGCCTCCTGGGGCGGCGGCGGGCGCGGCATGCGCGCCATTCGCAAGAAAGAGGATCTCGCCCGCGAGGTGATGGAAGCCAAGCGCGAGGCAAAGGCCGCATTCGGCAAGGACGAAGTCTACCTTGAAAAGCTCGTCGAGCGCGCGCGTCACGTCGAAAGCCAGATCCTCGGTGACACCCACGGCAATGTCGTCCATCTGTTCGAGCGCGACTGCTCCATCCAGCGGCGCAACCAGAAGGTCGTGGAGCGGGCGCCCGCGCCGTATCTGAATGAAGAGCAGCGCCAGGAACTGGCCAGCTATGCGATCCGCATCGGCGAGGCGACGAACTATATCGGCGCCGGCACCGTCGAGTTCCTGATGGATGCCGATACCGGCAAGTTCTATTTCATCGAAGTCAATCCGCGCATCCAGGTCGAGCACACGGTCACCGAAGTCGTCACCGGCATCGACATCGTCAAGGCGCAGATCCACATTCTCGACGGCGCGGAAATCGGCACGCCGGAATCGGGCGTGCCGGCGCAGGAAAACATCTGGCTGAACGGTCACGCCCTGCAGTGCCGCATCACCACGGAAGATCCGGAGCAGAACTTCATTCCGGACTATGGCCGCATCACCGCCTATCGCGGCGCGACCGGCTTCGGCATCCGTCTCGATGGCGGCACGGCCTATTCGGGTGCGGTGATCACCCGCTTCTACGATCCGCTTCTGGAAAAGGTGACCGCATGGGCGCCGACGCCGCTGGAAGCCACCCAGCGCATGGACCGTGCGCTCCGCGAGTTCCGTATCCGCGGTGTGGCGACGAACCTGACCTTCCTCGAAGCGATCATCAGCCATCCGGATTTCCGCGCCAACAAGTATACGACGCGCTTCATCGATACGACGCCGGAGCTCTTCCAGCAGGTCAAGCGTCAGGACCGCGCCACCAAGATCCTGACATATCTTGCCGACGTGACCGTCAACGGTCACCCGGAAACGAAGGGCCGCGCCGAGCCGAACCCGGACGCCGCAAAGCCCGTCGTTCCCTATATCAACGGCGCCATTCCGGACGGTACCAAGCAGCTGCTCGACACGCTGGGGCCGAAGGGATTTGCGGACTGGATGCGCAATGAAAAGCGCGTTCTGATGACGGATACGACGATGCGCGACGGGCATCAGTCGCTGCTCGCCACCCGCATGCGCACCCATGACATCGCGACGATTGCCGGCACCTATGCCCGCGCCCTGCCGCAGCTTCTGTCGCTGGAGTGCTGGGGCGGCGCGACGTTCGACGTATCCATGCGCTTCCTGACCGAAGACCCGTGGGAACGGCTCTCCATGGTCCGCGAAGCGGCGCCGAACCTGCTCCTGCAAATGCTGCTGCGCGGCGCCAACGGCGTCGGCTACAAGAACTATCCCGACAATGTCGTCAAATATTTCGTCCGCCAGGCGGCGAAGGGCGGCATCGACCTTTTCCGCGTCTTCGACTGCCTCAACTGGGTCGAGAACATGCGCGTGTCGATGGACGCGGTCGCAGAGGAAAACAAGCTCTGCGAGGCGGCGATCTGCTACACCGGCGATCTCCTGAACTCGGCCCGCCCGAAGTATGACCTGAAATATTACACCGCGCTTGCCGCCGAACTGGAAAAGGCCGGCGCGCACATCATTGCGGTCAAGGACATGGCCGGCCTGCTGAAGCCTGCCGCCGCGACGATCCTGTTCAAGGCGCTGAGGGAAGCGACGAGCCTGCCGATCCATTTCCACACGCATGACACGTCCGGCATTTCTGCCGCGACCGTGCTCGCCGCCGTCGATGCGGGTGTGGACGCGGTCGACAGCGCCATGGACGCCTTCTCCGGCAATACCTCGCAGCCGTGCCTCGGTTCCGTGGTCGAAGCGCTGAAGGGCACGGAGCGCGATCCGGGCCTCAATCCGGAATGGATCCGCCGCATCTCCTTCTATTGGGAAGCCGTGCGCAACCAGTATGCGGCCTTCGAAAGCGACCTCAAGGGACCGGCATCGGAAGTCTATCTGCACGAGATGCCCGGCGGCCAGTTCACCAACCTCAAGGAACAGGCCCGCTCGCTCGGTCTCGAGACCCGCTGGCACGAGGTCGCGCAGGCCTATGCCGATGCCAACCGCATGTTCGGCGACATCGTCAAGGTAACGCCGTCCTCCAAGGTCGTCGGCGACATGGCGCTGATGATGGTCAGCCAGGATCTGGCGGTAGCCGACGTAGAGAATCCGGCGAAGGACGTTTCCTTCCCGGAATCGGTGGTCTCCATGCTCAAGGGCGACCTCGGTCAGCCGCCAGGCGGCTGGCCGGAAGCCCTACAGAAGAAGGTGCTGAAGGGCGATGAGCCCTACGTCGTGCGGCCGGGCTCACTGTTGCCGGACGCCGACCTTGCCGCCGAGCGCAAGGCGATCGAGGAAAAGATCGAACGCGAGGTCAACGACTTCGAATTCGCCTCCTATCTCATGTACCCGAAGGTCTTCACCGATTATGCGATGGCACACGAGACCTATGGTCCTGTCTCGACGCTGCCGACGCCGAATTACTTCTACGGCCTGCCGGTCGGCGACGAGGTCCTGATCGACATCGAAAAGGGCAAGACGCTGGTCGTGCTCAACCAGGCGATCGGCCATACCGACGAGAAGGGAATGGTCACCGTCTTCTTCGAGCTGAACGGTCAGCCGCGACGCATTAAGGTTCCGGACCGGGCCCATGGTGCCGCGGGTGGCGCCGTGCGGCGGAAGGTCGATGCCGGCAATGCCGCTCATGTCGGCGCGCCGATGCCGGGCGTGATTTCCACGGTTGCCGTCGCGACCGGTCAGGAAGTCAAGCAGGGCGACGTTCTTCTCTCCATCGAGGCGATGAAGATGGAAACCGCGCTGCATGCGGAAAAGGACGGCGTCGTTGCCGAAGTGCTCGTCAAGGCGGGCGACCAGATCGATGCGAAGGATCTGCTGATCGTCTATGCGAGCTGAGGCTGCGCGACATCAACAGTGAGAAACAGGGCGGCCCAGGGGTCGCCCTGTTTCGTTCCAGGGAGTTCCTTCGACTAGGTCGATTGCGGAAATCGCATCTTGCTACCGATGCCGACTTGGATTATGCACGTTTCTTCCTGTTTATACCCGTTTCCGTCGAAAGCTCATGAAACCCGATCTCTTTCTCAAGCAACGCCACGCGCTGATCCAGGAGCGGCTCGCCGCTTCCGGCAAGGTGATCGCCGCCGATCTTGCCGAAGAGTTCGGCGTTTCGGAAGACACTATCCGCCGCGATCTCAGGGACATGGCGGCAGCCGGACTTTGCGAGCGGGTCTATGGCGGCGCGCTGCCGCCCGCGCCATTTCCCGGCGGTCTTTCGGTGCGCACCCGGCTCGATCCGGAGCGGAAGGCGGCGCTCGCGGCGGTCGCGGTTCGCGAAATCCGGGACGGCATGTTCGTCTTCTTCGATGTCGGCAGCACCAATCTCGCCATCGCCAAAGCCTTGCCACCGGGGCTGAAGATCACCGCCGCCACCAACGCACCGATCATTGCCGCGGCTCTGATGGAGCATGAGGGCGTCAATCTCATTGCGATCGGCGGCGCCATCGACCGTGAAACCGGCGCTGCCGTGGGTGCGGAGGCTGTCAGCGAGCTTCGGCGGCTGCGGCCGGACCTCTGCATACTCGGTGCTTGCGGCATCGACCGGGATGCAGGCGTCACGAGCTTCGGTTACGAGGACTCGATCTTCAAGCGCCATGCCGTCGAGCAAAGCCGCTCCGTCATGGCCGCCGTCACCTCCGAGAAGCTTGGCACGGCGGCGCCCTTTGCCGTCGCTCCGCTCGCCGCATGTGGCCTAGCGGCTTTCGAAAGCGATGCCGATCCGGACTTCCTGAAACATTGCCGCGGGCTAGGCCTCAAGGTGCTGCAGCCCTCCCGCGCCTCTCTGCCTGAAAAGGTCTGACCCATGAACCAGATGTCCCCCGGCGTGCCGGTCCGCGCGCCCTTCATGCCCAAGCAGCGTATCGCCGTCAGCCTGCTGTTTCTCATCAACGGTTACATGACGGGCAACTGGGCGCCAAAGATCCCGGAATTCATCGATCGCCTGGGCCTGACCAGCGGCGAGATGGGCCTGATGATCATGGCATTCGGCATCGGTTCGCTCGTGCTGATGCCATTTGCCGGCGCTGCGATCGCCCATCGCGGCTCGCGCGTGGTTTCGCGGGTCACGGCGCTTCTGCTGCTGCCTGGCATGCTGATGCTGACCTTTGCCCCGAACTGGTGGCTCGCCGCGACGGCGCTCTTCTATTTCGGTGGCATGATTGGCGCGATGGACGTGGCGATGAACGCCAATGCTGTCGTCGTCGAGAAAAGCATGGGGCGGGCGATCATGTCCTCCTGCCATGGCTTCTGGAGCCTTGGCGGCCTGATCGGCGCGGCGACCGGCGGCTATCTCATCGTTCACCTCGGGGTCGTGGGACATGCGCTCGTCTTGACCGCTCTGGCCGCAATCCTGCTCCTTGTTGCGTGGGCGGAAATCGAAACCGATGCGCCGCATCCCGAAGACGAAAAGCAGAAGGTCAGCCTGCCGCTGACGCCGCTTCCGTGGCTGATCGGCATGATGGCGCTGTTCTCGATGATCCCGGAAGGTTCGGTGCTCGACTGGGGCGCGCTCTATCTGCGCAACGAACTTGGAACGACGCTCACCCATTCCGGCTTCGCTTTTGCCGGCTTTTCGTTGACGATGGCGGTCATGCGTTTCGCCGGCGATCTCGTGCGCGACCGCTTCGGCGCTGTGATGACCTTGCGCATCTGCGCGCTCGCCGCGATGACGGGTCTGTTGATTGCCGGATTTGCGCCGAACGCGACCGTCGCGATCCTCGGATTCACCATCTGCGGCATCGGCATATCCAACATGGTGCCGATCGCCTTTTCGGCGGCCGGCAACCTGCCGGGCCTGCCGCCGGGCGTCGGCATCTCGGTCGCCACCTTCCTCGGCTATTCCGGCCTGTTGTTCGCGCCGTCGATTATCGGTTTCATCGCCGAGCATACCGGCTTCGCGCCGGTCTATGCGGGGCTGAGCATCCTGATCATGGTGGTTCTGGGGCTCTCCAGGCTGGCGCGGCATGCTGACGCCGCGTGAACGGGTGTTGACAATGACAGGGGCATGATCCACCTGAATGGCATAGTCTCCAGCTTTCCGGGAAGCCCGAACCATGTCCTCGATCCGCGACTTTGATCCGAAACCGCGCCGCGCCTCGGTTGCCGTCGATGTCGGCGGTGTGATCGTCGGCGGCGGAGCGCCGGTGGTCGTTCAGTCGATGACGAACACCGACACCGCCGACGTGGATGGCACCGTTGCGCAGGTCGCGGCGCTGTTCAAGGCCGGCTCGGAAATCGTCCGCATCACCGTCGACCGCGACGAAAGTGCGGCTGCCGTGCCAAAGATCCGCGAGCGGCTGGAGCGGCTGGGGCTCGACGTGCCGCTTGTCGGCGACTTCCACTATATCGGCCACAAGCTGCTCGCCGATCACCCGGCCTGCGCCGAAGCGCTGGCGAAATACCGCATCAATCCCGGCAATGTCGGATTCAAGGACAAGAAGGACAAGCAGTTCGCCGATATCGTCGAGATGGCGATCCGCTACGACAAGCCGGTGCGCATCGGCGTCAACTGGGGTTCGCTCGACCAGGAACTCCTGACCCGGCTGATGGACGAGAACCAGAAGAACGGTTCGCCGTTGTCGGCGCGCGATGTCACACGTGAATCCATCGTCCAGTCGGCGCTGCTGTCGGCGGAACTCGCCGAAGAGATCGGCCTGCCGCGCAACCGCATCATTCTGTCCGCCAAGGTGTCGCAGGTTCAGGACCTGATCGCCGTCTATTCCATGCTCGCCGAGCGCTCCGACCATGCCCTGCATCTCGGTCTCACCGAAGCCGGCATGGGATCGAAGGGCATCGTCGCCTCGTCGGCGGCCATGGGTTACGTCCTGCAGCAGGGCATCGGCGATACGATCCGCGTGTCGCTGACGCCGGAGCCGAACGGCGATCGCACTCGCGAGGTGCAGGTGGCGCAGGAAATCCTGCAGGTCATGGGTTTTCGCCAGTTCGTGCCCGTTGTCGCGGCTTGTCCCGGCTGCGGCCGTACGACCTCGACCGTCTTCCAGGAACTGGCGCAGCGCATCCAGAGCGACATCCGCAAGAACATGCCGGTCTGGCGCGAGAAGTATCCGGGCGTCGAGGCGCTGAACGTTGCCGTCATGGGCTGCATCGTCAACGGACCGGGCGAATCCAAGCACGCCGACATCGGCATATCGCTTCCCGGTACGGGTGAAAGCCCGGCAGCGCCGGTGTTCATCGACGGCAAGAAGGCGATGACGCTGCGCGGCCCGAAGATCGCCGAAGACTTCGAGGCGATGGTGATCGACTATATCGAGAAGCGCTTCGGTTCCGGGTCGCAGGCGGCCGAATAGTCAGATCCGGCTGGTCAGCAGCTTCAATCCGGCCAGGCCGAAGAACAGCCCCATGGCCCCTTCGATGACGCGGCGCGCCTTCGCATAACCCCGGACCATGGGTTCGGTGGAAAAGAGCACCGCGAGCATGTTGAAGGAAGTGACGCCGATGATCATCGCGCCGCCGATGAAGATGTAGAGGACTTCAGGCGGCGCGTGCGCCGGCAGGCCGAGCGATACCAGGGAAATCCAGACAAAGATCGCCTTCGGATTGGTCAGGTGGATACCGAGGCCGCGCAGATAGAAGACCTTCAGGGGCAGGTCTTCATGGCTCATCCTTTCAACGGACCCGTAGTTCGCCTTGACGGCCGAGCGAAGGTTCTTCCAGCCGAGCCACAACAGGTAGCATCCCCCGGCAATCTTCAATCCTGTCAGCGCGTAGGCGAACTGGGTGAGCAGGGCCGACAGGCCGAGTGCCGCCAGTATCGCCCAGATGAAAGAACCGGTGATGACGCCCGTTGCCAGCGCCATGCCGCGGCTGCGGCCATTGGCCATGGCTGTTCCGGCGATGGCTAGCGTCGCCGGGCCGGGGCTGATGACGGCAAGGAAGTAAACGCTCCAGGCGACCGCGAGATGCGGCAGGATAGTCGGCAGGTCCATGGGGTCCTCATCGGCAGGGATAGCCGATTGTTGATGCGACCTTGCCGCGCAGGCAAGCCCGCACTTGTCACGGCTGCAATTTGGGTCGATCAGCCGGCTGCATCCTTGAAGCGTTTGAGCACCGCGTCCAGTCCCTCCGATAGCTGATGGAAGGCGCCCTTGTCCTGCAGGTGTTTGACAACCTGCTCGTTGATGCCGCCCGCCGTCGTGTGTTCGTCGGCCAGCTCTGCGAAACTCGCCTCCGCATTCAGCATGGCCGTGTTGGTCAGGCCGCGCATCATGGTGGCGACGAAGCGCCGGGCGTCGGGGTAGGCGATGCCCTGGCCGGCCAGCCAATGCGCGATCGTCTCCGCGAAGGTGAAGACGGATGCCATGCTGGCGGTCGCGGCCGACAGCGCATCGAATTCGGCGGCGGTCTCCACCTCGATTGCCACACCGAGGCGGTTGAACAGGGCCGCGGCCTCCTTGTCCGGCGGGAAGACGGGCGTCGGTCCCATGCGCTGCGCCGTCGATGGCAGGGGGATGACGCGCGTCACCCTTTCTGCGGGCGAGGCCATGGCCTTCACCTCATCGAGCCCGATGATCGCCATGAGGCTGACGACGTGATGGTCGGCTCGGAATGCCAGGTCCTTGAGCACATCTGCCGCGACCTGAGGGCGGACGGCAATCAGCACCATCCCGGAACCGTCGAGCACGGCCTGGTTGGAGGCCGCAACGGAGACATTGGCAAAGCGGGCGGCAAGCGAGGCGGCGATCTCCGCATTGCGGGGGGAGAGGAGGATGTCGGGCGCGCTTTTGTCGTCCGTGCTCAGCCCTTCCACGATGGCCGCCGCAATGGCGCCCGTTCCGATAACTCCAATGGTCATATTCTGCCTGCCCGTTTGCTATTCATGTGCCTGAAGACCATAGGAAACATGACGGGCAAACGCCACCTCTGCCCTGATCCTGAGCGCTCGGACGAATAAATTGCTCCCGCCTCTCAAGGGGAGAAAGGCGGGAGCGGTGTTGCCGCCTCGGGTCTGCACCTCGCCAGAAGGTCACGGGTGGCAGGCGGCAATCTGCAACTGGCTGTCAGACCGGCCTCAGGCGGCGATCTCGTCGTAGGGCGCCCTGGCGCGGGCGTCGCGCAGCACCGATCCCCACCAGTCGAGATGCGCGAGAAGGTGGGCCATCTTGGCCGCTTCGCCGGCACCGTCCGACAGATGTCCGGTCGGGTTGAAGCGCCCCGAGGGGTTTGCAAAGCTGACGACGTCGCGGATCGTCACCGCATGCAGTTCGGCGAAGACGAGGCGGAGCTGTTCGACCGCGCGCAGGCCTCCGGAAATACCGCCATAGGAAACAAAGGCGACCGGCTTTGCGCGCCATTGATCCTTTCCGCTGTCGATCAGTTGTTTCAGCGGCGCGGTGAAGGAGTGGTTGTATTCCGGCGTGACGATGAGGAAGGCGTCGGCCGCGTCGAGCCGGCGCCAGAGATCGAACAGGCCCTCGCTATGGCCGCCGTGGCGTGCGGGAAGCGCCAGGTCCAGCGGATCGATGATGTCGATCGCATAGCGGTCCTGGCGTTCGATCTCGCCCACGGCCCAGCGGACGATGCGGTCGCAGAGCCGCCCCTCGCGGGTGCTGCCGTAAATGACCGCGATCCTCAGTCTCTTCTCTTGCATGCTTTCTTTCCCATTGCTGTGATCATTGCGGCACGCTACAACCTCAACATTACTTGAGGTCAACAGGAAAAATTGCGCATGGGCGAAACAACCGACATCCGCCGCGAATTGACTGTCGGAGAGGTGGCGGCGCGCAGCGGCGTGGCGGTCTCCGCGGTTCATTTCTACGAGGCGGAAGGCCTGATCCGAAGCTGGCGGAATGCCGGAAATCACCGGCGCTATAGTCGCGATGTGCTGCGCCGGATCGCGATCATCAAGGTGGCGCAGCGCGCCGGAATCACGCTGAAGGAGATTGCCGGCGCGTTTTCGACCCTGCCGGAAGGCAGAACTCCGAACCGGCAGGACTGGGAGCGCCTGTCCGCTGCCTGGCATGCGGACCTCGAGGATCGCATCGCGCGTTTGACGCGACTGCGCGACCGGTTGTCCGGCTGCATCGGCTGCGGCTGCCTTTCCGTCGATCGCTGCCCGCTTCATAACCCCCGGGATGCGCTCGGCCGGAACGGATCCGGTCCGCGCCTTCTGGAGCAGGACTGAAGGCTGGTCAGAGGCGGAAGTCGCGCAGGCAGCCGGCAAGATGGTGTACGGCGGTGGTGATTTCCTCGGGCGAATAGGCGGCAAATCCGAGCACGAGGCCCGACTTGGGGCGGCTGCCGGCATAATGCGGCGACAGCGGCAGGAGCGACAGGCCCTGCCGGCGCGCCTGTTCGCAGATCGCGCGGTCGTCCGTATCCGCCGGCAACAGCACGGTCACCTGCATGCCGGCATGGTGATTGTCGAAACAACAGGATGGCGGCAGCTGCATCGTCAGTGCCTCGATCAACACCTGATGACGCTCGGCGTAGATGCGCCGCATGCGCCGTATATGGCGCAGGAACTCGCCGTCCTCGATGAAATGCGCCAGCGGTCGCTGGGCAGAGATGGAGGCGCGGGCGCCGAAATGGGTGACGCATCTTGCGAAGGTTTCGATCAGGTTTTCGGGCACGACGAGATAGCCAAGCCGCACTCCCGCCGTGAACACCTTGGAGAAACTGCCGACGTAGAGGACATGGCCTGAGGTATCGACGCTTGCCAGCGCCGGGATCGGCCGTCCGGCATAACGGAACTCGCTGTCGTAATCGTCCTCTATGACGTAGCTGTCATTGCGGGTCGCCCAGTTAAGGTATTCAACGCGGCGGTTGGCCGACATGACGCCTCCCATCGGGAACTGGTGAGAGGGCGTCAGCACGGCGAGACGCGGCTGCGCTGGCGATGGGCTCGGAAGCCGGGCACCGTCAGCGTCAACGTCCAGCCAGACGGTTTCCAGACCCAGGCTGTCGGTGAAATGGCGCAGGCGCTCAAAGCCCGGATCTTCAAGGGCGATGCAATCCTCATTGCGCATGAACGCTCTCACGCAGATTTCAAGCGCGTCGGCCGAGCCCGCGGTCACGACGATCTGCTCCTCGGTCGCCGACACGCCGCGCCAGTCATGGATATGGGCGGCGATCGCCCGTCTCAGGCGTCGGTCCCCAAACAGACCGTCGCCGATCACCATGGCCTCCGGCTCGGTTCGGGCCACGCGGGCGATCGCCCGGTTCCATTGCCGGAACGGGAAGAGCCGCATGTCGGGCAGGCCGGGATAAAGGGGGAGGGCGCGGCCGGGCCTGCCGGGATGGCGCGGCACTGTTCCCGGTGCCGGCCGTTTCGGGAGGTCGGCTTCTGCAAGTCGGCTCGGATAGTAGCCGGAGCCCTGCCGGCCGGTGATGTAGCCTTCGGCCGACAACTGTTCGTAGGCCGCGACGGTGGTCGAGCGCGAGACGCCAAGCTCGATCGCCAGAGCCCGGCTCGGCGGCAGCCGGTCTTCGGCTTTCAGGTCGCCGGCGGCGATGCGGTCGCGCAGCTGGGCGTAGATCTGCTGAAAGAGAGGCTGGGCCGCGTGGCGGTCGAGGCTGAGGGAGAGCAACGGGATTTCCGAAATTGGTATGATCAAAAGGTACACTATTGGATATTTTTGACAAACCAAAATTGTCCTATCTCCGGGCCGGCAAAGGAGTTGGCTTATGAGCGATGTGATGGACAAGACGGAACGCACGCGGCTGCGGCGGATGCATGAGCGGGGACATTTCGACCGGGAAACGGTCAACGGGATCCTCGATGCGATGCCGCTCTGCCACGTCGGCTACATACTGGATGGCCGGCCGGCAGTGACGCCGACGCTGCAGTGGCGCGAGGGCAATCATGTCTATTGGCATTCCTCGAGCGCCAGCCGTGCGGGCCGGCTTTCGGCGGGGATGGATGTCTGCCTGACGGTCTCGATGCTTGATGGCATGGTGATGGCGCGCTCGGCTATGCATCACTCGGTCAACTTTCGTTCGGTGATGATTTACGGCAAGGCGACCAAGATCGACGATCCGGAGATCAAGCTCACCAAGTTCCGCAACATGATCGAGGCTTATTTCCCGGGCCGCTGGGACCTGTTGCGTCCGGTTTCGGCGCAGGAGACGAAGGCCACCATGGTGTTGTCGCTGCCAATCGAGGAAGCGTCCGCAAAGGTCCGCACCGGCGGTCCCAAGGACGACGAGGAGGATTATGCCCTGCCGATCTGGGCAGGCGTCGTTCCGATCTCGTTTTCCGTCGGCGCGCCGATTTCCGATCCGCTCAACCTGCCGGGTGTCGAAACACCCGACCATGCGACGAATTTCAGGATCGGCTAGAGGATGGCATCGAGCGCCGCGATGAGGCGCTCGCATTCCTCTGCGGTGCCGATGGTGATGCGCAGGTGGTCGGAAATCCGCGGCTTGTTGAAATGGCGGACGAGCACCGCCTTTTCGCGAAGGCCGGCGGCGATCTCGGCGCCGGATTTCGCGGCGTGACGGGCAAAGACGAAGTTGGCTGCCGATGGCAGCACGTCGAAGCCGCGTTCGCCAAGCGCCTGTGTCACCATTTGCCGGTTGGTGATGATCTGCGTCCGGCAGGTCTCGAACCAGTCCTCGTCCTCGATCGCCGCAATGGCGCCGAGCTGGGCCAG
Proteins encoded in this region:
- a CDS encoding pyrroline-5-carboxylate reductase, producing MTIGVIGTGAIAAAIVEGLSTDDKSAPDILLSPRNAEIAASLAARFANVSVAASNQAVLDGSGMVLIAVRPQVAADVLKDLAFRADHHVVSLMAIIGLDEVKAMASPAERVTRVIPLPSTAQRMGPTPVFPPDKEAAALFNRLGVAIEVETAAEFDALSAATASMASVFTFAETIAHWLAGQGIAYPDARRFVATMMRGLTNTAMLNAEASFAELADEHTTAGGINEQVVKHLQDKGAFHQLSEGLDAVLKRFKDAAG
- the soxR gene encoding redox-sensitive transcriptional activator SoxR — encoded protein: MGETTDIRRELTVGEVAARSGVAVSAVHFYEAEGLIRSWRNAGNHRRYSRDVLRRIAIIKVAQRAGITLKEIAGAFSTLPEGRTPNRQDWERLSAAWHADLEDRIARLTRLRDRLSGCIGCGCLSVDRCPLHNPRDALGRNGSGPRLLEQD
- a CDS encoding pyridoxamine 5'-phosphate oxidase family protein; translation: MSDVMDKTERTRLRRMHERGHFDRETVNGILDAMPLCHVGYILDGRPAVTPTLQWREGNHVYWHSSSASRAGRLSAGMDVCLTVSMLDGMVMARSAMHHSVNFRSVMIYGKATKIDDPEIKLTKFRNMIEAYFPGRWDLLRPVSAQETKATMVLSLPIEEASAKVRTGGPKDDEEDYALPIWAGVVPISFSVGAPISDPLNLPGVETPDHATNFRIG
- a CDS encoding NADPH-dependent FMN reductase: MQEKRLRIAVIYGSTREGRLCDRIVRWAVGEIERQDRYAIDIIDPLDLALPARHGGHSEGLFDLWRRLDAADAFLIVTPEYNHSFTAPLKQLIDSGKDQWRAKPVAFVSYGGISGGLRAVEQLRLVFAELHAVTIRDVVSFANPSGRFNPTGHLSDGAGEAAKMAHLLAHLDWWGSVLRDARARAPYDEIAA
- a CDS encoding PLP-dependent aminotransferase family protein; this encodes MLSLSLDRHAAQPLFQQIYAQLRDRIAAGDLKAEDRLPPSRALAIELGVSRSTTVAAYEQLSAEGYITGRQGSGYYPSRLAEADLPKRPAPGTVPRHPGRPGRALPLYPGLPDMRLFPFRQWNRAIARVARTEPEAMVIGDGLFGDRRLRRAIAAHIHDWRGVSATEEQIVVTAGSADALEICVRAFMRNEDCIALEDPGFERLRHFTDSLGLETVWLDVDADGARLPSPSPAQPRLAVLTPSHQFPMGGVMSANRRVEYLNWATRNDSYVIEDDYDSEFRYAGRPIPALASVDTSGHVLYVGSFSKVFTAGVRLGYLVVPENLIETFARCVTHFGARASISAQRPLAHFIEDGEFLRHIRRMRRIYAERHQVLIEALTMQLPPSCCFDNHHAGMQVTVLLPADTDDRAICEQARRQGLSLLPLSPHYAGSRPKSGLVLGFAAYSPEEITTAVHHLAGCLRDFRL